The Cryptomeria japonica chromosome 6, Sugi_1.0, whole genome shotgun sequence genomic interval gaatactctcctacctctaaaattttttttaaaacatgaaagacggatttgttcattaaccatatagcaatttaggtgcctaaaaaatgaatttaaagaatacacaatgtttacttgaatctcctcaggcaacctgcaaagacaacgaatcaatagtcatattatctttgtttgacaagcatattcttcgacaagcattctgcaaaaattgATTAAGTTGTGAAAATCCTTTAGACAGATaaacaacaagccagggtcagcgttagtatgataaaaattgaataagaaaacctgaagaatgaaatcTGCTTTTAACCTAGAAACACAGAATACTGTAGGACGATTCTCACCtagttgtatgataattcatacgATATCTCATGACACTTGTAGTTTGTCATTCGACACTGTGGGAAATATCGTACGATATTTCGCAGTAACTGTATAGacgaaaatctgaaaaaaaaaaatctaaaaaattaagaaaaaaagtaAGTCTTCAAGGCCGAAAGATGTagtttctgccccatggtgggcaccagaaatgtgtgtgtgaaaagtggaatatgTATCTGCAagatgtaagacacaacacttcaattaagtcattacatgtatggttagatagatataagcatgaataataaaaccataacaaattgacccattgccttctaaaagatgcgagtatagacttgctctcatatttgtataagcattaccagtgactagactacaccaagacgaaggatttaaactatatgaatatgagattaagctaaatggatgcaagttggatgaatagtaagctatatgaattcaagaaatcataattgaactaaatatgcaaaaagctaagctaagatacaataatctcaaaaaagcaagcacaatatcttcaatgactccagagcaaaaactacataataacaataaatctccagggtgttttgaatgagagatgaaggctaaatttatagaaaatcaaaagagagaccaatggtcaagatctattagcaatgagcggttgagataattcaagaaaaagcacaatttaggataattgaaataattgagaaatcagatttagttaaccttgagatagattccaattatagcttgattgaaatgcattcatattataatttcgagtttgcattggagatataattcaattaattccatgcacttgagataaaaataggtaattccatgcatatctttgatttattcaagaaaaaagtcttttcaatgcaactgaacttcttttatcaaaagctttgagttctaattttagagaagattaataattcaatttaattgcttttctgatttcaagttatctcaatttagaagaagaaataatacctcaagtttgatttctctttcaattcaattcttttattttcaatttaactcttgctttgtaattaattcctcttttgtaataaattaattctttttttatgattaaatggcaaatttattaattaattaaatatgctaggatatttaataatttaaataggataattgatcaacatgattttcttggaatgatttagttaattaaatatatttaattaatatagaataattcacttgtcatgtgacatttaatgattgaagaattaattaattgagttctCAAAGTTgacttaattgcctttggttaggaccttggtgatattatcgagattaggggcccatggtttaggtgaccatttttagggtattacaagtgcCAATGTTAATTCTTTTGTAGCATCCAACCTCTTGAACTGCAGAAATTTGTTCACCTTTGCTTTTCTTGTAAGCATCATGATAATAAAAAAGACGTTCTAAAGATACCAGCCCTTTAGGAATCTTAATCACTTTTAATTGCATAACTCCATCTCTCAACTCCTTGGCCCGTTCAGGTGAAAACTCTTTACATTATGAATCTGACCCTTCAAAATATGTAGTAGCAAATGTTTCAACACACTGCATGaaattattaatttgtttatcattttcaaacacttgccaaaaCTCTAAGTTATCAGGAACACTAGGCCGATATATTAATTCGACTCgataaatatcatcaacaaacttaggATGAGGAATCAATAAGGAAGCTGATACAGATAAAGAGTCTTCTTTAGAGTTTTATTCTCTAGGAATAacttcaatagaaaatgcatcaaaatcttcgatTTCATCCCAAGCTCTATTACAGTAGTGTTTTAGTCTTTCATTTTTTACATAGAATAATCCTTTGACCTGTTTCACAATCAACTCTGCATATCCCTTGACTCGAAGAAGCTTAATTCCCAATTTCTTAACTTCAGCTAAAcctaataacaaggcttcatactcgGTCATATTGTTTGTATTCTTGAATTCCACTTTAAAATAAAAAGAGATATGAGTACCAGAAGGCAGAATTAACACTACCCCTGCACCAAAACCTGACactgcacaacttccatcaaactccattaaccaCAAATTTTTGTCTCCCTTTGGCTGTGATACACTTCCTCCTACCTCATTATTAGATAAAATCATGTAATTTTTGAATCGAAATTCATGATACAAAATTTGGGCCCTTGGATCATCAAAAGGAAAAATAGTGAATTTAGACTTAGGTTTAGGCTACAAAATGACTCATTGTTTCCCTACAGGaattgtggcttgagaccaatccatttttatCTCACCTCCTAAGTCTCTACAGAACGTGTAACTTAGCAACATGCCATAGCTGACAGGAATATCTGCAATTAGAATAGTCATCTTGATTCCTTTATTCGGGTGATcagcaagaactacttgagcatccttaatttgtcctAATAAGGGTATTTGTTTagagtccattgaataacatctgccAAAAGTTTTCATCAAGGATAACCCCAACGCTTTGGCTACTGCAGAGGGCATTATATTATCTGATGCACCTAAATCTATaataaaattgtttaatttatgaccatttataaaCAATGATATGTAAAAAGGCTCAGGTTTTTACTCAAGGACAAACAAAGTATCATCTGTTTGGAGGGTAGTTATTTCAGGGGTCATTTCATGAGCAACAGGATCAGCTGATACATCACTGTGGGAAGACAGTGTGGCATTTACTGACTCTTGTGTTCCTTTAGCTTGTAACACATTATCTCCTTTTAAAAATTGAATGAGTCTATCCagttctttgggatttaatttaagaTACTCGGCGggtgtaatttgaatttgggaggatttacaaaaatctacAATGGCAAATGAATTTCCTTTTCAATGGACCTTACCAATGGGGACTCTTGAGGCCTTTGGTCGTTGTTATGAAATCTGGaaacaatttccttacctttaaaatTCATAGCAGAGGATGAAGAAACACCCCGAGGTGTTACATTCtgttgatttcttgtgagcacaatacatgaaggatcctctaaagtaaccaaaatgtcacctcctcaatctgaatctgactcatactctaggaagtggatttcagagtcgccaggtTTCTTTAAAGATTCCTCTTCACTCCATTCATTTGAAATCTCTTTATAATTCATCAACTGTGCATAACGCACCATTTTAGGACAGGAACTACCATCATGTTCGTCTATAAGatcaaaaacacacatactcccCTTAGGTGGTGGTGCTTCAATCGCCAATCTTTGTTGGCTAGGGGGTAATTGTAAAGATTTGTTTCCAATCCCCAATGACTGATTTGTATTCCTTCTAGGTATGTATTGATAAGGGGATGAGTATGATGTACTGGCTTTAGGTCATTGTCTTTTAAGTGTTATTACATCAATCATCAATCTCTGGATCACAAGGTCTGAAGAAGTAGAAGGTTGAGCATTGGGTATTTGTACTTCTCTCTTCCATTTCCCTGCATTCATCAGATCATCCTCCAACTCAACCGCAAGTGTTTTGACATCACTTAGGGTTGCAACTCTTTGCCTGGGGATCAAGAAACCTATCTCTGAAGGcatgaaatttattaaaaaatatttcaaattgtCATCCGACGGTTTTTGGTTGACTGGGATTTTATGTAATATCTTATCAAATTTCACTACAAAGTCCCTCATGGACTTCGGGGTCTCTTTCTTTAACTAGGCCAATTGAGCTAAAAGAAAGTGTTCGTCCTCTGCTACTTTGAATCctgcctcaaaccttgttttcagCCCCTGCCAATCTATTATTGCACTATTGGTCAGGTGATAGAATCAACCCGCTACTACTCTAGTTAGTGTTTGTACAAATAGCCTCATagcaacatcctcatgttgaacaaTTATTATCCCATAGGCaacattgaatgcattcaagttCCCATCAACAATGgtcttcccatcaccactaaattttggcaagcgATCCCTCGCTCCTTTGGGTAGGGGATTCGGATTTAAATCCAAGTTCAGTGGACCTACTGTAGCTCCCCAAGTATTATTTACTGTCATTGGGAGGATGATATTGTGAGGAGTTGGATTAGTTATATTGGGTAAAGAAATAACATGCAAGGTCAGAGCCTGACAAACTAAGGATACAAGAAGTGAAGGAGATggagaaggaggtctacttcttgctcgTCTCTGAGGTGAGAAAATGGGTTGAAAATTTAGGTTCTACAACTCTTGAAAAACATAATCAACTATCCCCTCTTTCccttgggacctagtatatcttcttGTCTAAAATACAAAGTTTTAATGGCACGCAAAAAGATTCTTTAAAACTAGCAATCCAATTCTTAATTTGTAACTAGGCAACCAATCTTGTAATttgactccccagcagagtcgccaaaaatgtgttggttaacagatttgcccctttctttaaattatattttgaattacaaTATGACCCATGCACACGcctttatgaaaggaaaacaaataaaccaacagttgggtgaactgaTTATAGgctcatcctctgcattagagggtagctcctcgtgagatttacaatgaatttttatgcaaaaaactttgaaatgaatacACTATTAACCAGAAAGCGTGAAAGGTTttcgcattcattcatcaacacaaaagaatgcttaCAAAACCAAAACTGAAAGAATATCTTGAAGATCTATTTCAAATGAAGAGCTCACAGACTCCTACttccacacatgttcatttcataaactcaaaacaaagcaaaaacataGTAGTATGAACACCGTTtgattctctctcatgcctcacaggacaagggggaccAGTACCACTTAAGCCACAATGAATTTACTTGCAAATAATGAAATCAATGGATTCAAGAACACAGAGAGAACTggtaaatgaaatgatatatttcacGCATCAACATATATCCCAACAGAGATCACTAATCCATCAAATACACAGATTTAAAAgattgcatccaaaatatcatttttcattcaaATACCAGAGATATTTGTTCAAATAAATTCAAGGAAATGAAAATTGTTCCTACAAATCACAGTTTTTCGGACCCTTACATAAAAATCCCTTCTAacataaatagcctccaggctaaTAGTTTGTTACATCATAACTAAAACTTTCATTTTTACCATAGGTTAAAGAAACCGTTTGcttaaaaacaaaagaaatgaagacAATAGCCATAGATCGGCTAACAGATCATCCCTTGGTTGATTAGGACTCCATCGTGGCAAAGGAAGCAGCTGATTTATTCCAAATGTGTAGCCGAGAAGTTTAGGATAACTTAAAAATAGGGGAGTCCAATATGCACAATATGTTGCTTCCAGacctccttatccatgtttacCTGTGACACCTTTTCCTTATGCACCTCCAAATGATCAAAATAAACCGTGAGCATTGATTCTATTCTAGCCACCTTTGATAAATCATCTGTAGTCAAAGATTTTGTTTCCCTGATGAAATGTATCCTTTCCTGGAAGATTTTTTCCATATCCGTA includes:
- the LOC131876606 gene encoding uncharacterized protein LOC131876606 — encoded protein: MPSAVAKALGLSLMKTFGRCYSMDSKQIPLLGQIKDAQVVLADHPNKGIKMTILIADIPVSYGMLLSYTFCRDLGGGSVSQPKGDKNLWLMEFDGSCAVSGFGAGVVLILPSGTHISFYFKVEFKNTNNMTEYEALLLGLAEVKKLGIKLLRVKGYAELIVKQVKGLFYVKNERLKHYCNRAWDEIEDFDAFSIEVIPRE